The Meriones unguiculatus strain TT.TT164.6M chromosome 14, Bangor_MerUng_6.1, whole genome shotgun sequence sequence GGCGATTACCAGCAGGAGCTTTTGTATCATCTTCCCATGTGTGTTCCTGCTGAAGCGACTGCCCTTCTGCCGAGCCGTCCTCGTTCCCCACACGTACTGTGAGCACATCGGCGTCGCTCGTCTGGCCTGCGCCGACATCTCCGTCAACATCTGGTATGGCTTTGCAGTACCCGTAATGACTATCGTGTCTGATCTTATCCTGATTGGCGTCTCCTACACTATCATTCTCCGTGCTGTCTTTAACCTTCCCTCCCGGGACGCCCGCCAGAAAGCCCTTAGCACATGTGGTTCCCATGTCTGTGTCATGCTCACATTCTACACACCGGCCATATTCTCTGTGCTCGCTCATCGTTTTGGTCACagtatccctcattccttccataTACTGTTCGCCAACCTCTACGTAGCCATCCCTCCTGCCATCAACCCAATCGTCTATGGGGTAAGGACTAAGCAGATTCGGGACAAAATCAAGCTCCCGTTTTTTCCCAAACTAAACCACTGACACGGCACTGGGTGCTTGGGAAGGAAAACAGTCAATGGTATCCACTTGGGAGTCTTTCATGTTTTTAAAGCTGGAATACCCATAATGGTGACTTAAGTTTATAGAAAATTATAGAACGTCTACTCTGGATGATAGAAACTGCGGGAGATGAACCCATGTTTAGAGAAGCCAAATAAGAACCGAAGAAGACATCTTTGCATGACAagatagagaagagggaggtttaGCTCTCTTTTGTAAGTAAGATCTCAGCCTTTGAGCGAAGATCAAATGTAGTATCAGATAAGACTTTCAAGGTGTATGGGACAGCATGTTGACTACACAGACTATGAAAGGTTATAACTATAAGCAAGTTAAAACAGATTAATAGAAACTACTCAACGTGGTCTATTTCTGGAGGGTACTTTTCAGATAAGAGCTGGAATCAAGCAAATGATTACAAAACTGAATCTTCCGAAACAGTGGTTTTCTTAACTATTCTGGATATAAGGacttgataaaatttaaacttcAGCTTTACTCATTTCTAATGAACCTCTACAACATGCAATGATTCTTTAAGAGATTCTGATAcctaataaaatatttgacacTTCCAGATCACGAAGTTCCGGTGTTCTGACAAATGCCCTAGAGTTGCGATTTTCTGAGGCTACATAAGAGATGATAACCACATAACTGCTACTTGATTAATATTGACCAGTTAGCCTAAAACTTCCCACCTGTAAACCTcatattcaaatatattattaattaccTCTACTGATTGAGCCTttttttggaagatttttttaaacttttgtacAATACTAttttctacaaaacaaaacagcaaccacAAATTCATACTGCCTCCATGATTATTGGAGATTTTAGTATCTAGGTAGATGACCCTTTAATTTGTACTTAATGtggcagattttttttcaaaaatagaatattttacaATGCCCATACTTGCTTGTATTATGAGATTCTTGTCATTTCAATGGCAATATTTACAGTCTaatttcctggtttttttttttttgagacaggatttctctgtgcagccttgggccttggctgtcctggactcgctttgtagatcaggctggccttgaattcagagatctggctgcctctgcctccc is a genomic window containing:
- the LOC110558345 gene encoding olfactory receptor 52H1-like, whose protein sequence is MTTMAAFNLSSFNPGFFILLGIPGLEQFHVWIGMSFFIIYLVAVAGNSILLYLIFMERSLHEPMFFFLAMLAATDLILCNTCVPETFSIFWLGPQQITFPGCLTQMFFLHFSFAMDSAILLAMAFDRYVAICFPLRYATILTRQTITRTVVAITSRSFCIIFPCVFLLKRLPFCRAVLVPHTYCEHIGVARLACADISVNIWYGFAVPVMTIVSDLILIGVSYTIILRAVFNLPSRDARQKALSTCGSHVCVMLTFYTPAIFSVLAHRFGHSIPHSFHILFANLYVAIPPAINPIVYGVRTKQIRDKIKLPFFPKLNH